One genomic window of Nerophis lumbriciformis linkage group LG31, RoL_Nlum_v2.1, whole genome shotgun sequence includes the following:
- the LOC133574139 gene encoding olfactory receptor 5AR1-like, translating into MENVSVVTMFTLSGLKFTYMQRMTLFVLTLLWYILILLSNISMIVVIVTDKTLHQPMYVFLCNLCINAVYGAAGFYPKFLKDLLSSQVISYAGCMLQGYVIHSSSCCDFSILTLMAYDRYVAICRPLVYHTVMSKQRVSVFVFFSWFVPLYCMFMNTATLLGIELCGSYINKLYCVNWVVFNLACTPPYANGIVTAINIAIYFVHFLFILVSYLYLMKVCFSSREMWIKFMQTCFPHLICLLTFTVTLLLDIFYMRFGSADLPQDTHNFMTILFLLITPVVNPLIYGFKLTGIRNRVLSILHVKKKISTFVM; encoded by the coding sequence ATGGAAAATGTTTCCGTCGTCACTATGTTTACGCTCTCCGGTTTGAAGTTCACATATATGCAGCGGATGACTCTCTTCGTGCTGACGTTGCTGTGGTACATTCTGATCCTGCTGAGCAATATCAGCATGATTGTTGTCATAGTTACGGACAAAACCCTGCACCAGCCCATGTATGTGTTCTTGTGTAATCTGTGCATCAATGCTGTGTACGGAGCAGCTGGCTTCTACCCCAAGTTCCTCAAGGACCTCCTGTCATCGCAGGTCATTTCCTACGCAGGGTGCATGCTGCAGGGTTATGTCATCCATTCATCATCTTGCTGTGATTTTTCCATTTTAACTCTGATGGCGTACGACCGGTACGTGGCCATATGTCGACCTCTGGTTTACCACACTGTAATGAGCAAGCAGAGAGTTTCCGTCTTTGTGTTTTTCTCCTGGTTCGTGCCTTTGTACTGCATGTTTATGAACACCGCTACCCTGTTGGGGATAGAGTTGTGCGGCTCGTACATCAACAAGTTGTACTGCGTCAACTGGGTGGTGTTCAACTTGGCCTGCACGCCGCCCTACGCCAATGGTATTGTCACGGCCATCAACATCGCCATTTATTTTGTGCACTTTTTGTTCATCTTGGTGTCTTACCTGTACCTGATGAAGGTGTGCTTTTCATCCAGAGAGATGTGGATTAAGTTCATGCAGACCTGCTTCCCCCATTTAATCTGCCTTCTCACCTTTACGGTGACCTTGCTTTTGGATATTTTCTACATGCGGTTCGGTTCAGCCGACTTACCGCAGGATACGCACAATTTCATGACAATCTTATTCCTGCTCATTACCCCAGTTGTGAATCCCCTGATCTATGGTTTCAAACTCACAGGCATTCGCAACAGGGTTTTGAGCATTTTGCATGTCAAAAAGAAGATAAGCACATTTGTAATGTGA